A window of Punica granatum isolate Tunisia-2019 chromosome 8, ASM765513v2, whole genome shotgun sequence genomic DNA:
CTAGAGAGCGTATAACCGGAGACTACTTAACATTGATCTAATTAACACGAGATTGATTAACTGTGTAATAGGGATTATAACAAATCAGGGCGAAAGGGTTCCGGGGATGATGACGTCCCCGATGTTGTTGTGCCATGGGTCAGCCAAGTGAGTCGCCAAGTTCTCGAGAGGTCCCGTGCCCGGGTAGGCTGATTGCTGTACGCAGAAACCCACGAATGCCAACAACGCCAATCGACCTGCAGTCATAAAAGAACCGAATACTTACATACATGCAAGAATCGAGCATGAACGTGATTAATTAAAAGGAGTTGTTTGTTATAATTACCGTTCTTGATCTCCTTGACCTTGTACTCCTCGAACTTGACAGGGTCCTTGGAGTAGCCCAAGGGGTCGAAGGCGCCGCCGGGGTACTTCTTCTTCTCGGGGTCCTTCTCCATGCTCCTTTGGTGCTCGACGAAGGCAATGGACAGGAACTCGATCACCAAGATGGTGGGGAGAAAGCCCCAGGGGACCGGGTTGCCCAAGTAGGTAGCCTGGCCTCCTGGCTTAGCGGCCCACTCCTGAGCCTGCACCCAGTTGCCTAGGCCCAGGGCCTCCGGAACCAATATCCCCGGCTACACCCAAGAACAGAAAATTAAAGGTCCAATCAAAGTAATGCTTACATCACACATGAAATTGTGTTGCAATATGTCCCAACACAACAAGAATCACACTCATCATGGGTTGGTTAAAGCCATCTGGCAATTATTCCCCCAAATAAAGTCTTCGATTTGAGTTTCGtgaactgaaaaaaaaaatccatgatTTGGAGATATTTATTCTTTAATGGGCCAACCCAGCTCGAATTGATTGCCGTCGGGTTTTCGAAAGCTACAAGATTTCTTACAACAACAAGCACACTACAAGAATTTCGCAAATTACGGATGGAACCtaggggagaagaacaagagaactTACAACGGCAAGCATGGCCCATCTGCAGTGGATGAGTTCGGATTCCTTGAACCTCTCGAGGTTTTCGGGAACTTCTCCGAGCCGAAGCGGGTCGAATCCGAAGTCACTGAGCCCAACAGAAACAAGAGAATATGTATCTTAATCAATCATATATTCTTCATACACCAATAATTCCATCAAGAATGACGGATGTCCCATTATAACATTTTACATATGCATATACTGTACCATAGTGTAAAAGCTAAGTTTACGAGATAATTACATATGAACATCGCGTATAGCTGTCCACTTACCCGGGAGCCGAGCCGTCAAGGTAGGGTGGCCGGGGCTGACCGGGCATCCAGTCCGCGGACATGGAGAAGCGGGAACCCGAGCTGGTGGCGGAGCATTGGAGCGGAATCGAGGTGGCGAACCTCGACTTGGAGGAGGAGAGGACCGAGGGGAAGGCCGAGGTGGCTATGCCGCAGCTCATCAGTGTGTTCGAAGCCATTTCCCCAGAACTGAACACAGATTAAAGGGAAGTTTTCTCCCGAGATTTGGGACCgtgaggaaggaaggaaggaaggaagtaGAGAGGAGTCAATGGGGAGGGAGGGAAGTATAAGGGAAGAGCGATATGGGGGGGAGTATCTGAATGTGGATTATCATTGGCTCATGATCCATGGGCTAGGCACGTCATTGGGCCACGTGGCATATCTGTCAATCCCTTTGGATGTCTACGTGGGATCTTTGTGTGGATATGGAGATCCTTTTGTGTGGTGGAATATGTATGGGCTTCGGCTCCGAGACTCAAACCAAAATGCACAAGTGTCATAATTCATCTACACATTTTGCATTATCATAGTATCTTCTAGAAAGAGATAAAACATACAACTAcgtaatattaattttttataagaatttttttttcttaatccaataaaaatattagtccattcatataatttttacttCATTATATAGTTGTAATTTTTGAATAAGTCGATTTACTAACTTGTGACAATTTTTATTAGCTGTTATAGTTTTAAGTAAAATACTGATATTAGCAAACAAAGCTTAAATAACTTATTAACTTTTGTAAAGAATAaagttttatataatttataacaattttttaaaccaccaatattaattataatacttcATACTATATTCTGCTTTACTAAGCATTATAATAACCATTATACTCATAGGTATAATACATGTGAATCGTAAACTTTTAGATAtgtttatctatatatatatatatatatatatatccaaatagtttagattttatttttattaatgcaCTTCATTAAATGCTCAAATTCtactttactatatatatatatatatatacatattagttTATTGGATCCATGCATTACAtggattttataaataaaattttattataaaaatttgaatatgtaaataataattagtatgaatttatagtttatattagCATGCAAAATGTTATGCGATAAATTTGGACTTGTAATGgaagagtatatatatatatatatatatatatataaaagttcttaataaagaaattcatgtaatatatacCTCATTGCAATTgccaatttaatttttaaaaattaattcaaaatttaaattttttaagatAAAGTTGTTAGTTTTATTTGAATGTTCTTAGAGTCCATCAAAACTTTTAAACTTCATTATTTGCTTCAGCACCTTCATTATAACTTATATTccatatattaagtttataAATTTGAACACTTTCAGATAAAATGTCTTAATCACTTGGATGTgagttttacttaatttagtctatataattgttaaattttttaaaattaattataagtttACATATAAGTATAAaggaatatttattttcttaaaaaatatgaatatatttatttattaacaaTACGACAATAAGTGATTGAAATATTCTTTCATActtctttgaatattttctttaaaagtatatatagtatatcAACATATTAGTAaggtttttactattttacctctatattattttcacattttcttttccaaccCCATTTAATACATGGGGatgactttatatatatagattgattgattgatccGAATGAGTAAAAGTGGGAATATCAAAACAAAGACGATAATTATAGTTCAGGTGAAAAAGGAAGGCTGATCGGttgttgacaaaaaaaaaaaaaaaaaaagaagaaagaaagaacggTTATTGACAGGATATAGAACTTGGGTCTTGGGCTGTGTGATCACCATTGGGCCTATTTGGGTCGGAACTTCGGGCTGCGTAGGGGTATTTGCATTTCttgttttttcatttattagtGGATTCTACATGACATTCcgtttttttatctatttcttttttacgTCCTTAATTTTCGATAATAATCGAAACCCAGATTCTACATtgcataattttgattttttttacacaataaaaatcaatatgaACCCTTAGATTCGCATTTAATATGGATCGTTCATtgtacatattttttaaagtatttttatacttcacttttttattttcatccaaAAAACTTTCAATAATGTTACAAATTAGCCTTCGTGTATGGACTAGTGAGGAAGTGCCATGTCATCGGCCATAATCCCATAGTCGAACCCCGCAAGAGAACAAAAACAGCAGTTTATGCTTTTACAAATCATTAACCTCATAAGAGATAAAAAGAAGTGgtgaaggaggaggaaggtGCATTTGATTGATTCATGCATAACTTCAGGTCACCTAACATCGGGGGCTTGGGCTTCTTGGGCAATCAACAGTCTGCAGACAGAGGTGGGAAGGCTATTCACTGGACACAAAAGAAAGCAAGACGGAGAAGAAAACAATTCATTGGACAAACTAA
This region includes:
- the LOC116215914 gene encoding chlorophyll a-b binding protein 6A, chloroplastic produces the protein MASNTLMSCGIATSAFPSVLSSSKSRFATSIPLQCSATSSGSRFSMSADWMPGQPRPPYLDGSAPGDFGFDPLRLGEVPENLERFKESELIHCRWAMLAVPGILVPEALGLGNWVQAQEWAAKPGGQATYLGNPVPWGFLPTILVIEFLSIAFVEHQRSMEKDPEKKKYPGGAFDPLGYSKDPVKFEEYKVKEIKNGRLALLAFVGFCVQQSAYPGTGPLENLATHLADPWHNNIGDVIIPGTLSP